The Raphanus sativus cultivar WK10039 chromosome 2, ASM80110v3, whole genome shotgun sequence DNA segment TAGTGTTGTTTTGATTCGAAAGTGAGTTTTTTGGGATCAATCATCCCGACATAATCCTCGGACTCGTGTGTATCAGTTATCTTGTTCAAATGTTCTTCCAACTAATCAAAACGAAAATAAAATGCTGAACTTTGCGATGattgatgaaaaaaaatagTTAGGAATTAGGTTGAGATAAGAATGGAAATACCGAAAGAAGAAAAGGATCAGGTTCCCCAATATTGTATAAAAACGCGACAACAGCGAAACGTCCACTTTTGCTCTGATGAACCATGTGTTCCTCAAGAGCATACCTATTTAGTTATGTCACATTTTGCATTCTAGTCAAATACATATGTATTAATTAATACATACAAGCATAActaaaaagtttttttgttgGGTCTCTTACACTCAAAATCATTGGTCTTGACCAATATAACaaacatttttgtttaaatgtatttatttgaCAGTAGAATACAAATGTTCGTGAGGGTTGGAGGAGGCTAGGGTAGCCATTTCTTAGACTGTTTAATTTGTGTTCTGTTTAACAGTGAGATAGCAATCTTTACGTTATTAGATATGGTAGAATACAAATGTTCGAATAGATACCTTTTGCCATTGATTGAGTGTTCGGAAGGAGAATGCCAATGAAGCTGCTGAAGTTTGTATTTTATACCACGAATAGTGATACCAATACCTTTATTCCCTCCTTTAAATTCCAACTGccatattaacaaaaaataacaaaaaagtaCATCATTGTGACCAAAAGTGCAATGACCACGAAGTGGTGGTTTAAACGATGAAGAATTCCTCGGTGGGTTTAGAGCCATGGATTGAAATCCCACAAACTATCAACCTTCCATTTTAGACTGTTCAGTAGTCACTGCAAATATGCTTAAAATAACAATAGAAACTCAGCTTTCCCATGcaactctattttattttatctggAAAGAAAACTCTATTTTAATTTTCGCTCTGGACTCTATTCTAGAATAATTCTTCTCTAACTCCAAAATATAAAGTTAACTATATTTCGGAGTTGTTAAGAGTATTTCTAACCCCACTCcaaattttactttaaaatagattAGGAAATGAAGTAATGTACAACCAAAAAATgattactctatttatagattaatgattttttgtttatacatTATTCTATTTCCTACTCTATTTCACAGTAAAATTTGAAGTGGGGTTGTAGATCAAGATAGTCTTAACAATAAAGATCCACGAACTACtctaattttattgtttaaaaaaataggaatgcttcaatatatatatatatatatatatatatatcgaaaaGTTTAATAGTTGATTTACCATGATATCATGTCCTCTGTTCTTAATAGTGGCATTGGAAGGTAAATACCGGCTTCGGAGAGATCCAAGTTTACTAGTAACTTTGACATTTTCGTCCGTAAGATTAATCGGAGATTGCAGTTTTCCAATTCCACACAACTTCCACTCTTTCTTTAGTGTCCCCCATTTCGCTGGCCCCTTGGGTCCTTTTGCCTCGTAGCTAAACTCGGTTTCGTCCTCTATTCGAACC contains these protein-coding regions:
- the LOC108837811 gene encoding alpha carbonic anhydrase 8-like; amino-acid sequence: MYTTLFSSSRTLLIFKIFNLFSSLLSRHRQKKMKISSTGCIFLLIIISIAVVLSAPPGGEVEDETEFSYEAKGPKGPAKWGTLKKEWKLCGIGKLQSPINLTDENVKVTSKLGSLRSRYLPSNATIKNRGHDIMLEFKGGNKGIGITIRGIKYKLQQLHWHSPSEHSINGKRYALEEHMVHQSKSGRFAVVAFLYNIGEPDPFLLSLEEHLNKITDTHESEDYVGMIDPKKLTFESKQHYRYLGSLTTPPCSEPVIWSVSRKIRTVTSQQVELLHVAVHDASDTNARPLQPINKRVVHLYIPPTENK